From the genome of Papaver somniferum cultivar HN1 unplaced genomic scaffold, ASM357369v1 unplaced-scaffold_75, whole genome shotgun sequence, one region includes:
- the LOC113344259 gene encoding protein DETOXIFICATION 27-like: protein MNVPLLEEYISPATTLHLNHHNEIRDDLPTRVWVESKKLWYIAGPAIVSRLASYSTFVITQAFAGHLGNLELAGTAISIMVIVGFSFGLLLGMASALETLCGQAYGAKQYHMLGIYLQRSWVVLNIFSILLLPLYIFTDPILKFLGQPDDIAEVSGLVTTWLIPLPFVLALLFPLQRFLQCQLKTPIVAWVSLGALLVHIFLSWLVIFKLGFGVRGAAATLNFSWGIIVLGLYSYIACGGCPETWTGFSIEAFTGLWEYFKLSVASGVMLCLENWYYKVLVLMTGNLDNATVAVSALTICMSINAWEVMIPLAFFGATGVRVSNELGTGNGKAAKFASIVSATTSLIIGIFFCTLIMIFHDKLATLFTTSNVILQAVDSLALLLALAILLNSIQPVLSGVAVGSGWQASVAYINIGCYYIIGLPLGATLGWIFHLGVGGIWSGMIGGTAIQTLILIIITIRCDWDMQAQKASSRMMSNSFGKP from the exons ATGAACGTTCCATTATTAGAAGAATATATATCACCAGCGACTACACTGCACCTGAATCATCATAATGAAATACGAGATGATTTACCGACTAGAGTTTGGGTTGAATCAAAGAAGTTATGGTATATTGCTGGCCCGGCTATTGTTAGTCGTCTAGCTTCTTATTCTACGTTCGTTATCACCCAAGCTTTTGCTGGTCATTTGGGTAACCTTGAGCTTGCTGGAACTGCTATTTCCATTATGGTTATCGTTGGTTTTAGTTTCGGCTTACTG TTGGGAATGGCGAGTGCGTTAGAAACATTATGCGGTCAAGCTTACGGAGCTAAACAATACCATATGCTAGGAATTTACTTGCAGCGTTCATGGGTTGTTTTGAATATCTTTTCAATTTTACTTCTACCACTTTACATATTCACTGATCCAATTCTTAAGTTCTTGGGACAACCAGATGATATAGCTGAGGTATCAGGATTAGTGACAACCTGGTTGATCCCACTTCCTTTTGTCCTTGCCTTGCTATTTCCtttacaaagatttcttcagtgcCAACTTAAGACACCTATAGTTGCTTGGGTAAGTTTGGGTGCCCTACTGGTTCATATTTTCCTTAGCTGGTTAGTCATCTTCAAACTTGGTTTTGGTGTTCGTGGAGCTGCTGCTACGTTGAATTTCTCATGGGGGATTATAGTTTTGGGATTGTATTCTTACATTGCTTGTGGTGGTTGTCCTGAAACTTGGACTGGTTTTTCTATAGAAGCCTTTACTGGCCTTTGGGAGTATTTCAAACTCTCTGTGGCTTCTGGCGTCATGTTATG CTTGGAGAACTGGTACTACAAAGTACTGGTTTTGATGACTGGGAACTTGGACAATGCCACGGTTGCGGTCTCAGCTCTTACTATCTG TATGAGTATAAATGCATGGGAGGTGATGATTCCACTTGCTTTTTTCGGAGCAACCGG CGTAAGGGTTTCAAACGAGCTTGGAACGGGGAATGGAAAAGCTGCGAAATTTGCTTCCATAGTTTCAGCAACTACATCTTTGATAATAGGGATATTTTTTTGTACCTTGATAATGATTTTTCATGATAAGTTGGCAACCCTTTTCACCACGAGCAATGTCATCCTCCAAGCAGTTGATAGTCTTGCATTACTCTTGGCCTTAGCCATTCTCCTGAACAGCATTCAACCTGTTCTATCAG GGGTAGCCGTTGGCTCGGGATGGCAAGCTTCCGTAGCTTACATTAACATCGGCTGCTATTATATAATCGGGCTTCCCCTTGGAGCTACCCTTGGATGGATTTTCCATCTTGGTGTTGGA GGTATATGGAGTGGAATGATAGGTGGTACCGCTATTCAAACGCTGATATTGAtcataatcaccattagatgTGACTGGGATATGCAG GCTCAAAAGGCGAGCTCGCGGATGATGTCAAATTCATTTGGCAAACCATAA